One Citricoccus sp. K5 DNA window includes the following coding sequences:
- the dapF gene encoding diaminopimelate epimerase, translating to MTLPIAQDPDRLRTALDQLAGLAFTKGHGTGNDFILVPDLSGETELAPNHVEALCDRHFGVGADGLIRVVESTHLIEGRDLLEGHPEATWFMDYRNADGSVSEMCGNGVRVFVHYLATRGLVDLEVGQQVRIGTRAGVRTVTRIGEEQYSTDMGPWSYIDPELAEERASDSLVLAAGLADPRPALSISMGNPHTVVALAEDADLADLDLAKQPNVEPVPPNGTNVEFVVAADPLFLNGVGRLDLRVHERGVGETLSCGTGACAAATAVRIWAGDRDALTWEVGVPGGTVGVEFLPQADGTERVILSGPATLVSDGTVA from the coding sequence ATGACCCTGCCGATCGCCCAGGACCCCGACCGCCTGCGGACCGCCCTCGACCAACTGGCCGGGCTGGCCTTCACGAAAGGGCACGGCACCGGCAACGACTTCATCCTCGTGCCGGACCTGAGCGGGGAGACCGAACTCGCCCCAAACCACGTGGAGGCCCTCTGCGACCGCCACTTCGGGGTCGGCGCCGACGGGTTGATCCGAGTCGTCGAGTCCACGCACCTCATCGAGGGGCGGGATCTGCTGGAGGGCCATCCCGAGGCCACCTGGTTCATGGACTACCGCAATGCCGACGGCTCCGTCTCCGAGATGTGCGGCAACGGGGTGCGCGTCTTCGTGCACTATCTCGCCACCCGGGGCCTGGTGGACCTGGAGGTCGGACAGCAGGTGCGGATCGGCACCCGTGCGGGCGTCCGCACCGTCACCCGGATCGGCGAGGAACAGTACTCGACCGACATGGGCCCGTGGAGCTACATCGACCCGGAACTGGCCGAGGAACGGGCCTCGGACTCCCTGGTGCTCGCCGCCGGGCTGGCCGATCCCCGCCCGGCCCTGAGCATCTCGATGGGCAACCCGCACACCGTCGTCGCACTGGCCGAGGACGCGGATCTGGCGGATCTGGACCTGGCCAAGCAGCCCAACGTGGAACCGGTCCCGCCGAACGGTACCAATGTGGAGTTCGTGGTGGCCGCCGACCCGCTCTTCCTGAACGGCGTCGGCCGACTGGACCTGCGTGTCCACGAGCGGGGAGTGGGGGAGACCCTCTCCTGCGGCACGGGAGCCTGTGCCGCCGCCACCGCCGTCCGCATCTGGGCCGGAGACCGTGACGCCCTGACCTGGGAGGTCGGCGTCCCGGGCGGCACGGTGGGCGTCGAGTTCCTACCGCAGGCTGACGGCACCGAACGCGTCATCCTGTCCGGGCCCGCCACACTCGTCTCGGACGGAACGGTGGCCTGA
- the miaA gene encoding tRNA (adenosine(37)-N6)-dimethylallyltransferase MiaA, translating into MTDAGRAPIVAVVGPTGTGKSELALDLAERLGGEIVNSDALQFYRGMDIGTAKLPVSERRGLPHHLLDVLDVAEEASVARFQSEARAVIGDVRARGLVPVLVGGSGLYVRAALDDLEFPPTDPDVRARIESEGHEIGLEGLRKRLQAVDPDSAARLGDARRMVRALEVFELTGRTFTSYMPQRTYLRPTVQVGLDLDRPRLHERLHARVVAMAEGGLLDEVRALDALGLRQGRTASRAIGYAQFLAVLDGQADTSWAIEDTATATRRFARRQITWFRADPRVTWFDPTRPGLLEDVLGHLARSTRPQAAT; encoded by the coding sequence ATGACCGACGCCGGCCGCGCACCGATCGTGGCCGTCGTCGGGCCCACGGGCACCGGGAAGTCCGAGCTGGCCCTGGACCTGGCCGAGCGGCTGGGCGGGGAGATCGTCAACAGCGACGCCCTGCAGTTCTACCGCGGCATGGACATCGGGACGGCCAAGCTCCCGGTCTCCGAGCGGCGGGGGTTACCCCACCACCTGCTGGACGTGCTCGACGTGGCCGAGGAGGCCTCGGTGGCCCGTTTTCAGTCCGAGGCGAGGGCGGTGATCGGCGACGTCCGGGCTCGTGGCCTCGTGCCGGTCCTCGTCGGCGGCTCCGGGCTGTACGTGCGGGCCGCACTGGACGACCTCGAATTCCCCCCGACAGACCCGGATGTCCGGGCACGGATCGAGTCCGAAGGTCATGAGATCGGTCTGGAGGGCCTGCGGAAGCGGTTGCAGGCCGTGGATCCGGACAGCGCGGCACGCCTGGGGGATGCCCGGCGGATGGTGCGTGCCCTCGAGGTCTTCGAGCTCACCGGACGCACGTTCACCTCGTACATGCCCCAGCGGACCTACCTGCGGCCGACGGTGCAGGTGGGGTTGGACCTGGACCGGCCCCGATTGCATGAGCGGCTGCACGCCCGGGTGGTCGCCATGGCCGAGGGTGGCCTGCTGGATGAGGTCAGGGCCCTGGACGCCCTCGGGCTGCGGCAGGGCAGGACGGCCTCGCGGGCGATCGGCTACGCGCAGTTCCTCGCCGTCCTGGACGGTCAGGCGGACACGTCCTGGGCCATCGAGGACACCGCCACGGCGACCCGCCGCTTCGCCCGCCGCCAGATCACCTGGTTTCGGGCGGACCCGCGCGTCACGTGGTTCGATCCCACGCGCCCCGGCCTGCTCGAGGACGTGCTGGGACACCTGGCCCGGTCAACAAGGCCGCAGGCCGCCACCTAG
- the hflX gene encoding GTPase HflX, which translates to MTETTPQGNEQPANEQHGNESEIRDVIDRILAADAASAAKNAPEQGRALALSEGGDGHTEADGEQFDLAERQALRRVSGLSTELEDMSEVEYRQLRLERVVLAGLWAEGTAEDAENSLRELAALAETAGSEVLDGLIQRRHLPDPATFLGKGKAEELRGIVAMTGADTVVVDSELAPSQRRALEDIVRVKVIDRTALILDIFAQHAQSREGRAQVELAQLEYLLPRLRGWGESMSRQAGGRAAGGEGIGSRGPGETKIELDRRRIRTRMAKLRREIAAMKPARETKRANRRRNRVPSVAIAGYTNAGKSSLLNRLTHAGVLVENALFATLDPTVRKSVTPDGIGYTLSDTVGFVRSLPTQLVEAFRSTLEEVADADVILHVVDASHPDPEGQITAVRSVLAEVDARQIPEIIVLNKADAADPVVVARLRQKEPRSVVVSARTGEGIEELERAVSDAIPRPNVALDLLIPFTDGDVVSRLHSPDADIISETYEAEGTRLRVLVREDIAEDLRRYAAEGSADGQERAGA; encoded by the coding sequence ATGACCGAGACCACCCCGCAGGGGAACGAACAGCCCGCGAACGAGCAGCACGGGAACGAGTCCGAGATCCGGGACGTGATCGACCGGATCCTCGCGGCCGATGCAGCCAGTGCCGCCAAGAACGCCCCCGAACAGGGCCGAGCGCTCGCGCTCTCTGAAGGCGGTGACGGGCACACCGAGGCGGACGGCGAGCAGTTCGACCTGGCCGAACGTCAGGCGTTGCGGCGCGTCAGCGGACTGTCCACCGAGCTCGAGGACATGAGCGAGGTCGAGTACCGTCAGCTGCGCCTGGAGCGGGTCGTTCTCGCCGGTCTCTGGGCCGAGGGGACCGCGGAGGACGCCGAGAACTCCCTGCGCGAGCTCGCGGCCCTGGCCGAGACTGCGGGTTCCGAGGTCCTGGACGGTCTGATCCAGCGTCGGCACCTGCCCGATCCGGCCACCTTCCTGGGCAAGGGGAAGGCCGAGGAGCTGCGCGGCATCGTGGCGATGACCGGTGCGGACACCGTCGTCGTGGACTCGGAGCTGGCTCCCTCCCAGCGCCGTGCCCTGGAGGACATCGTCCGCGTCAAGGTCATCGACCGCACGGCGCTGATCCTGGACATCTTCGCTCAGCACGCCCAGTCCCGTGAGGGCCGCGCCCAAGTGGAGTTGGCGCAGCTCGAGTACCTGTTGCCACGCCTGCGCGGTTGGGGCGAGTCCATGTCCCGCCAGGCCGGTGGCCGTGCCGCCGGCGGTGAGGGCATCGGCTCCCGCGGCCCCGGTGAGACCAAGATCGAGCTGGATCGCCGCCGCATCCGCACCCGCATGGCCAAGCTGCGCCGGGAGATCGCCGCGATGAAGCCCGCGCGCGAGACCAAGCGGGCCAACCGGCGTCGCAACCGGGTGCCTTCCGTGGCGATCGCCGGGTATACGAACGCCGGCAAGTCCTCCCTGCTCAACCGCCTCACGCATGCCGGCGTCCTCGTGGAGAACGCCCTGTTCGCCACACTGGATCCGACGGTGCGCAAGTCCGTCACGCCGGACGGCATCGGGTACACGCTCTCGGACACGGTCGGCTTCGTCCGGTCCTTGCCGACACAGTTGGTCGAGGCTTTCCGCTCCACCCTGGAGGAGGTGGCCGACGCTGACGTGATCCTGCACGTCGTCGACGCCTCGCACCCGGATCCCGAGGGGCAGATCACCGCCGTGCGATCTGTGCTGGCCGAGGTGGACGCCCGGCAGATCCCGGAGATCATCGTGCTGAACAAGGCTGACGCCGCCGACCCGGTGGTGGTGGCCCGGCTGCGTCAGAAGGAACCGCGGTCAGTGGTCGTCTCCGCCCGCACCGGGGAGGGGATCGAGGAACTCGAGCGCGCCGTCTCGGACGCGATCCCGCGCCCGAACGTGGCCCTGGACCTGTTGATCCCTTTCACGGACGGGGATGTGGTCTCGCGCCTGCACTCGCCGGACGCGGACATCATCTCGGAGACCTACGAGGCCGAGGGCACGCGGCTCCGGGTACTGGTCCGAGAGGACATCGCCGAGGACCTGCGCCGCTATGCCGCCGAGGGGTCCGCGGACGGTCAGGAGCGCGCCGGAGCATGA
- the miaB gene encoding tRNA (N6-isopentenyl adenosine(37)-C2)-methylthiotransferase MiaB: protein MTSAPHRLDERTYQVRTFGCQMNVHDSERISGLLEDAGYAPAEGTADPDLVVFNTCAVRENADNKLYGNLGNLRAVKDSHPGMQIAVGGCLAQKDQKTIIDKAPWVDVVFGTHNIGSLPTLLERSRHNHQAELEILESLETFPSTLPTKRDSTYSGWVSISVGCNNTCTFCIVPALRGKEKDRRPGEILAEVQALVDAGAVEVTLLGQNVNTYGVEFGDRGAFAKLLRACGSIEGLERVRFTSPHPASFTDDVIDAMAETPNVMPQLHMPLQSGSDRILKEMRRSYRSRKFLGILDKVRERIPHAAVTTDIIVGFPGETEQDFQDTLDVVEASRFSSAFTFQYSIRPGTPAGEMENQIPKAVVQERFERLTALQDRISAEETAKLVGTRQELLVTNHSGSKDAATGRLAGRAPDNRLVHFSVPEGAEVPRPGDVVTVTVTASHPYFLIADPTAEDPEGYVLRRSRAGDAWDLAQAASCGVPSPGAGAARAEGTAGSAGVSLGMPTLRPA, encoded by the coding sequence GTGACTTCCGCCCCCCACCGTCTCGATGAGCGCACGTACCAGGTCCGCACCTTCGGCTGCCAGATGAACGTGCACGATTCCGAGCGCATCTCCGGCCTGCTGGAGGACGCCGGGTACGCGCCGGCCGAGGGGACCGCCGATCCCGACCTCGTCGTGTTCAACACCTGTGCCGTCCGGGAGAACGCGGACAACAAGCTCTACGGGAACCTCGGCAACCTGCGCGCCGTCAAGGACAGCCACCCCGGCATGCAGATCGCGGTCGGCGGCTGCCTGGCCCAGAAGGACCAGAAGACCATCATCGACAAGGCCCCGTGGGTCGATGTCGTGTTCGGCACCCACAACATCGGCTCGCTGCCGACCCTGTTGGAGCGGTCCCGCCACAACCACCAGGCCGAGCTCGAGATCCTGGAATCGCTGGAGACCTTCCCCTCCACCCTGCCGACCAAGCGGGACTCCACCTACTCCGGGTGGGTCTCCATCTCGGTGGGCTGCAACAACACCTGCACCTTCTGCATCGTCCCGGCCCTGCGCGGCAAGGAGAAGGACCGCCGTCCCGGCGAGATCCTCGCCGAGGTCCAGGCCCTCGTGGACGCCGGCGCCGTGGAGGTCACCCTGCTCGGCCAGAACGTGAACACCTACGGTGTCGAGTTCGGTGACCGCGGTGCCTTCGCGAAGCTGTTGCGCGCCTGCGGCTCGATCGAGGGACTGGAGCGGGTCCGCTTCACCAGCCCCCATCCGGCCTCCTTCACCGATGACGTCATCGATGCCATGGCCGAGACCCCCAACGTCATGCCGCAGCTGCACATGCCGTTGCAGTCCGGCTCGGACCGGATCCTCAAGGAGATGCGCCGTTCCTACCGTTCCCGGAAGTTCCTGGGCATCCTGGACAAGGTCCGGGAACGGATCCCGCACGCCGCCGTGACCACGGACATCATCGTCGGTTTCCCCGGGGAGACCGAGCAGGACTTCCAGGACACCCTGGACGTGGTGGAGGCGTCCCGCTTCTCCTCGGCCTTCACCTTCCAGTACTCCATCCGCCCGGGGACCCCCGCCGGTGAGATGGAGAACCAGATTCCCAAGGCGGTCGTCCAGGAACGCTTCGAGCGCCTGACCGCCCTGCAGGACCGCATCAGCGCCGAGGAGACGGCGAAGCTCGTGGGCACCCGCCAGGAGCTGCTGGTGACGAACCACTCCGGTTCCAAGGACGCCGCCACCGGCCGGTTGGCCGGCCGCGCCCCGGACAACCGGCTCGTGCACTTCAGCGTCCCGGAGGGCGCCGAGGTCCCGCGGCCCGGTGACGTCGTCACGGTGACGGTGACGGCATCGCACCCCTACTTCCTGATCGCGGATCCCACAGCGGAAGACCCGGAGGGCTACGTCCTGCGCCGGTCCCGCGCCGGTGATGCCTGGGACCTGGCCCAGGCCGCCTCCTGCGGTGTGCCTTCGCCCGGGGCGGGGGCAGCTCGTGCCGAGGGTACTGCCGGCTCGGCCGGCGTGAGCCTGGGCATGCCCACCCTGCGCCCCGCATGA
- a CDS encoding class I SAM-dependent methyltransferase — MDSAHYFSAEPVGPEQRRRLNVTLAGRDVTVETAGGIFSPDGLDKGTAAMLRTVPDPPSSGSFLDIGTGWGPLTLTLALSSPDAQITGVEVNDRAAQLCRNNAAALGLDNVSVYRPDEVPAERTFDLIWSNPPIRVGKEALHSILLQWLPRLAPGGRALLVVQKNLGADSLLPWMAAALDERLPEQFTASRFGSEKGFRILQVDRIR; from the coding sequence ATGGATTCCGCACACTACTTCTCCGCCGAGCCGGTCGGCCCGGAACAACGACGACGGCTCAACGTCACCTTGGCCGGCCGGGACGTCACCGTCGAGACGGCGGGCGGCATCTTCTCCCCCGACGGCTTGGACAAGGGCACCGCGGCGATGCTGCGGACGGTACCGGACCCTCCGTCGTCGGGCTCCTTCCTGGACATCGGCACCGGATGGGGGCCGCTCACCCTCACGCTGGCGCTGTCCAGCCCCGACGCCCAGATCACGGGGGTGGAGGTCAATGACCGTGCCGCGCAGTTGTGCCGGAACAATGCCGCCGCCCTCGGCCTGGACAACGTCTCCGTCTACCGGCCGGACGAGGTCCCGGCCGAGCGGACCTTCGACCTGATCTGGTCCAATCCGCCGATACGGGTGGGCAAGGAGGCACTGCACTCGATCCTGTTGCAGTGGCTGCCCCGACTGGCCCCCGGAGGGCGGGCCCTGTTGGTGGTGCAGAAGAACCTCGGGGCCGATTCCCTGTTGCCGTGGATGGCCGCGGCCCTCGACGAACGGTTACCGGAGCAATTCACGGCGTCACGCTTCGGCAGCGAGAAGGGCTTCCGGATCCTGCAGGTGGACCGAATCCGATAG
- a CDS encoding LysM peptidoglycan-binding domain-containing protein, translated as MSTAASVQTRTSGSAGFHLNRRGRFLFVGFPVIVLAALAAVAAVFFGAHGMAPAAASDDQPVADVETVTVNYGDTLWAIAGRTAPESPRNEAILRIGQLNDLDSGDLQPGQVLFVPAGA; from the coding sequence ATGAGCACTGCAGCATCGGTCCAGACCCGCACGTCCGGCTCCGCCGGATTCCACCTGAACCGCCGTGGTCGTTTCCTCTTCGTGGGATTCCCCGTCATCGTCCTGGCGGCCCTGGCCGCAGTGGCCGCCGTCTTCTTCGGCGCCCACGGGATGGCGCCCGCGGCGGCCTCCGATGACCAGCCTGTTGCGGACGTGGAGACGGTCACGGTGAACTATGGCGACACCCTGTGGGCCATCGCCGGGCGCACCGCCCCCGAGTCCCCCCGCAACGAGGCCATCCTGCGCATCGGCCAACTGAATGATCTCGACAGCGGCGATCTGCAGCCCGGTCAGGTGTTGTTCGTCCCCGCTGGCGCCTGA
- the lexA gene encoding transcriptional repressor LexA, whose protein sequence is MAPRIPSPAPDPHHDHGVRPLTDRQRIILGSIRSAIAAHGYPPSMREIGDAAGLASLSSVTHQLGQLEKLGYIRKDPGRPRAMEVLLDENGLALVVESAVMPPESAATPGGTVRTLHTGAADGDAVPVPLVGRIAAGGPILADQQVEDVMNLPRQLTGEGELFMLKVSGDSMVDAAICDGDWVVVRQQNNAQNGDIVAALLDDEATVKTFRQRDGHTWLLPQNSAYEPILGDEATVMGKVVTVLRAL, encoded by the coding sequence ATGGCCCCCCGGATTCCCTCTCCCGCCCCGGACCCGCATCACGATCACGGCGTCCGGCCCCTCACCGACCGTCAGCGGATCATCCTCGGATCCATCCGCTCTGCGATCGCCGCACACGGGTATCCGCCGTCCATGCGGGAGATCGGGGATGCGGCAGGCCTGGCCTCACTGTCATCGGTCACCCATCAACTGGGTCAGCTGGAGAAGCTCGGCTACATCCGCAAGGATCCGGGCCGTCCGCGGGCCATGGAGGTCCTGCTGGACGAGAACGGCCTGGCCCTCGTGGTCGAGTCCGCCGTCATGCCCCCCGAATCGGCGGCCACGCCGGGCGGGACGGTGCGGACCCTGCACACCGGGGCCGCCGACGGTGATGCTGTCCCGGTCCCCCTGGTCGGCCGGATTGCCGCCGGTGGGCCGATCCTCGCCGACCAGCAGGTCGAGGACGTCATGAACCTGCCGCGTCAGCTGACCGGCGAGGGGGAACTGTTCATGCTGAAGGTCTCCGGCGATTCCATGGTCGATGCGGCGATCTGCGACGGCGACTGGGTGGTGGTGCGTCAGCAGAACAACGCTCAGAACGGGGACATCGTCGCCGCGTTGCTGGACGACGAGGCCACCGTGAAGACCTTCCGGCAGCGGGACGGCCACACGTGGCTGCTGCCGCAGAACTCTGCGTATGAGCCCATCCTCGGAGACGAGGCGACGGTCATGGGCAAGGTCGTCACGGTACTTCGGGCGCTCTGA
- a CDS encoding ATP-dependent DNA helicase gives MTETVEEAAPAAVAQPAAEPRTEAEREALRLLDAAVTATGGQRREGQRRMVVEVARSLETGQHLLVQAGTGTGKSLAYLVPALQHALEAENPVVVATATLALQSQIMRRDAPKLLEALRDELPRPMNIALVKGRSNYLCKHKLEGGFPEEDGQALFGMADDGEMTSGSDGGPTSPLGREVLRLREWSEETDTGDRDDLDPGVTDRAWRQVSVSAVDCLGAQKCPMAAECFSERARADAGDADVVVTNHAMLAIAAFEGLAVLPEFEAVVVDEAHELQDRVTGAVTGQLSGAIVQAAASSARKHTAIAVEDLVQAGAGLDAAFTATPTGLIPRGPDEVQQNALKAVRDAARQGLSDSKPSGGGADSAADGGRQMARSRMQDVLDVAERMLETTPDTSHPEVLWASRPGHFEPGTGWIPGDESAAPMLYVAPLSVAGKLREGLFGQATTVLTSATLAIGESFNPVAGSLGLMGEGAPAWTGLDVGSPFDYPRQGVLYVARHLPKPGRFAAPETYDELEALLRASGGGALCLFSSKRAAEDAAAEMRTRLGPNPTILCQGDTTLTALVRQFATEADTCLFGTMSLWQGVDVPGESCRLVVIDRIPFPRPDDPLSTARSRDISRHGGNGFMAVSASHAAVRLAQGAGRLIRTATDRGVVAVLDSRLATERYGSFLRSTLPDFWPTADPSVVRGVLERLRPAD, from the coding sequence ATGACAGAGACGGTCGAGGAAGCCGCGCCGGCTGCCGTGGCGCAGCCCGCCGCCGAGCCCCGTACCGAGGCGGAGCGTGAGGCGCTGCGGCTGCTGGACGCCGCCGTCACAGCCACCGGGGGTCAACGCCGGGAAGGGCAGCGGCGCATGGTCGTGGAGGTCGCCCGGTCCCTGGAGACCGGGCAGCACCTGCTGGTGCAGGCGGGCACCGGCACCGGGAAGTCGTTGGCGTACCTGGTGCCGGCGCTCCAGCACGCACTGGAGGCCGAGAACCCGGTGGTGGTGGCCACCGCCACCCTGGCGCTGCAGTCCCAGATCATGCGGCGGGATGCTCCCAAGCTGCTGGAGGCCCTGCGGGACGAGCTTCCCCGTCCCATGAACATCGCCCTGGTCAAGGGCCGGTCCAACTACTTGTGCAAGCACAAGCTGGAGGGCGGCTTCCCGGAGGAGGACGGCCAGGCACTGTTCGGCATGGCCGACGACGGCGAGATGACGTCCGGATCCGACGGCGGCCCGACCAGCCCCCTGGGCCGTGAGGTCCTGCGGCTGCGGGAATGGTCCGAGGAGACGGACACGGGGGACCGGGACGACCTCGATCCGGGCGTCACCGACCGCGCGTGGCGCCAGGTCTCGGTGTCCGCGGTGGACTGCCTGGGCGCCCAGAAGTGCCCGATGGCGGCCGAGTGCTTCTCCGAGCGGGCGCGCGCGGACGCCGGGGACGCAGACGTGGTGGTCACCAACCACGCCATGCTCGCGATCGCCGCCTTCGAGGGACTTGCGGTGCTGCCCGAGTTCGAGGCCGTGGTGGTGGACGAGGCCCACGAACTCCAGGACCGCGTGACCGGGGCGGTGACCGGCCAGCTCTCCGGGGCCATCGTGCAGGCCGCGGCCTCCTCGGCCCGCAAGCACACGGCCATCGCCGTGGAGGACCTGGTTCAGGCCGGCGCCGGCCTCGACGCCGCCTTTACCGCCACCCCCACGGGCCTGATACCGCGTGGACCGGACGAGGTCCAGCAGAACGCCCTGAAGGCGGTCCGCGATGCGGCCCGCCAGGGGCTGAGTGATTCCAAGCCGAGCGGGGGAGGTGCCGACTCCGCGGCCGACGGCGGGCGTCAGATGGCCCGATCCCGGATGCAGGACGTCCTGGACGTGGCCGAGCGGATGCTGGAGACCACTCCGGACACCAGTCACCCCGAAGTGCTCTGGGCGTCCCGTCCGGGCCACTTCGAGCCCGGCACCGGGTGGATCCCCGGGGACGAGTCTGCGGCTCCGATGCTCTACGTGGCCCCGCTGTCCGTGGCCGGCAAACTCCGCGAGGGACTCTTCGGCCAGGCCACGACCGTGCTGACCTCGGCCACGCTGGCCATCGGTGAGTCGTTCAACCCGGTGGCGGGATCCCTCGGTCTGATGGGCGAGGGGGCACCGGCCTGGACCGGTCTGGACGTGGGCAGCCCCTTCGACTACCCGAGGCAGGGCGTGCTCTACGTGGCACGGCATCTGCCGAAGCCGGGTCGGTTCGCCGCCCCCGAGACCTATGACGAACTCGAGGCACTGCTCAGGGCGTCCGGCGGAGGGGCCCTGTGCCTGTTCTCCTCCAAACGGGCCGCCGAGGACGCTGCCGCCGAGATGCGCACCCGGCTCGGTCCGAATCCCACGATCCTGTGCCAGGGCGACACCACGCTGACCGCCCTGGTGCGGCAGTTCGCCACGGAGGCGGACACCTGCCTGTTCGGGACCATGAGCCTGTGGCAGGGCGTGGACGTGCCCGGCGAGTCCTGCCGCCTGGTGGTCATCGATCGGATCCCGTTCCCGCGACCCGATGATCCCCTGTCCACGGCGCGGTCCAGAGACATCAGCCGGCATGGCGGCAACGGGTTCATGGCGGTCTCCGCCTCCCATGCGGCGGTCCGTCTGGCGCAGGGCGCCGGCCGGCTCATCAGGACCGCAACGGACCGCGGAGTGGTGGCTGTCCTCGACTCCAGGCTGGCGACGGAACGGTACGGTTCGTTCCTGCGTTCGACCCTGCCGGACTTCTGGCCGACGGCCGATCCGTCCGTGGTCCGCGGCGTGCTGGAGCGGCTGCGCCCCGCTGACTAG